The nucleotide window ACAATATGGTCTTTTAATTCGAAAATAAATTCATCTAACTGAAAACTTGCCGTAATTGTTTCTACAAGCAAGGTTGCTTTGAAGGTTCCTTGTGGTACACCTAGATAAGCTTGTGCAAATTCAAAGACTTTGTTCCACCAGCGTGCCTCTAAATAATGCTCTAATTTTGGCAGATAGAAATATGGTGCTGAACCGTTTTCCATCAAGGTCTTAGTATTATGAAACACATACAATCCAAAATCTACTAAACTGCCTGACATTTCTTCATTATCAGCCAATAAATGGCGTTCATTAAGATGTAAACCTCTTGGTCTTACTAAGAGTACTGCTGTTTCTTCGTTAAGTGTATAATGCTTACCTCTAGCCTCATCTACAAGCTCTATGGTTTTAGTGTTGGCGTCCCTGAGGTTGATTTGCCCTTCCATATTATTTGTCCAACTTGGCGCATTGCTATCCTCAAAATCTGCCATAAAAGTTTTAGCACCAGAATTGAGTGCATTAATTACCATTTTACGATCAACAGGACCAGTAATTTCTACACGTCTATCTAATAAATCCTCTGGAATTGGAGCTGCTGTCCAATCAGATTCTCTTACGTTTTTTGTTTCAACAGGAAAGGAAGGAAACTTACCTGAATCGAAAATAGCTTGTTGTGCTTCTCTCTGCTTTAATAACTCTAATCTATTAGTATTAAATTTTTCATGTAAAGCGATTAAGAACGCTATAGCTTCATCGGTTAAAATTTCTGGGTATCTGTTTTTTACCTCTTGTGCAAATTGTACTTGCTGCTGATTTGTAACTGAAATTTCCATATCCTATTGATTTTGATGAAACAATGTTACAACCTATTTTTCAAAAAAACAAGCGAACGTTCGCTATTTTTTTATTTTCGCTATATAATTAAGTTCGCAAATAGTGTTATATTTGTAGATATGGAACAAGATTATATCAAATTAATTTTCGGGTTAAAACTTAAGCAAATACGCACAGATCGCGGACTTTCGCTATTTGGACTTTCTAAACTTTCTGGTTTATCCAAGTCTTATCTCAACGAAATTGAAAAAGGAAAAAAATATCCTAAGCCAGATAAAATTTCTGCATTATCGGAACATTTAGAAGTGCCCTATGATGAGTTGGTATCCTTAAAACTCGATAAAAACCTGGCGCCTATTGGTGAAATTTTGCAATCAAAACTATTGAAAGAAATCCCTTTAGATTTATTTGGTATTCAAGAAAATACGCTGATAGATATTATTTCTAATGCTCCCTCTAAGGTTACCGCATTTATAAGCACGATTATAGAGATTGCCAATAACTACAATTTTAGTAGAGAAAACTTTTTTCTAGCTTCGGTAAGGTCGTTCCAAGAGGCTAACTACAATTATTTCGAAGATTTAGAAGAGCACGTTGTAAAGTTTGCTAAAACGTACCAAATAGACCTTTCTAAAAAAATTACTTCAAAAGAATTGGAAGATATTCTTATTGAAGAATTTGGCTATAACATTAATAACGATGAATTAGAAGCACATAGCGAGCTTGATAATCTGCGTTCTATTTTTGTTCCTAAAACCAAAACCTTGCTAATTACCAAAAGCATTGATGATGCACAACGCGCGTTTATTTACGCAAAGGAACTAGCATATAATTACTTAAATATAAAAGAGCGTTTATACACGTTTTCGTGGATAAAATTTGATAATTTCGATAAGGTTTTAAATAATTTCTACGCGTCTTATTTTGCTGGTGCACTTATTATACCTAAAGAAAGTATTGTAAACAACCTAAAAGATCTATTCAGTAAAAAGCAATTTAAAACTAAAGACTTTGAACACTTATTACAGGAGTACAATGCCTCGCCAGAAAGCATATATCAAAGATTAACCAATGTACTTCCTAAAGAATTTAAACTCAAAAATTTGTTCTTTTTAAGATTTTCACACAAGAAAGGAACTGATAAGTTTTCACTTAACAAAGAATTACACTTAGAAAAACAGCAATCACCCAGAGCAAGAGAAACTAATGAACACTATTGCAGAAGATGGGCTTCTATAAAAGTTTTGCAAGCTATTAGCGCAAACAATTCTGAACATGAGTTTTCTATTCAAATTTCAGATTACGTGGCTGAGGATAAAAAGTACTTGGTACTAGCTTCTGCTACTAAAGACCCTTTTAAACAAAACAGTTATCGTAGTATTTCGATAGGTATTCAGCTAAACACACAGCTTCAACGCAAAGTTAATTTCTTAAACCATAAAAGTATTGAATCGCCACACGTTGGTGTTACTTGCGAGCGTTGCGGTATTATAAATTGCAGCGTAAGACAGTCTCCACCCAAAATATTAGAATCTATAAATAAAGAAGCAAAGACTTCTGAAGTTGTTCAAAATATTACTCAAAAATATAGCTAAACAAGATATACAGCTTTCTTATATGCAATTTCTGTAAAATCTGTAATTACCTTATCAGCAAGCGTATAATCCTGATGGCTTGAGTGTGGACTTTTAAAACCTACACAATAAATTCCTGCAGAATGAGCTGCCTTAATTCCGTTTGTAGAATCTTCAATAACCATACATTCTGACTTATTGAAGCCTGTAGATTCTGCTGCTTTTAAAAAAATTTCAGGATGTGGTTTTGACTTTTTTAAGTCTGCACCACTGAACTTAGCACTAAAATATTGATTAAGGTCAAAACGTTCAAATATTTGCTTTATTCCTGGCATTGAAGCTGAAGAAGCTACAACCAAATCAACACCATTATTATGATAATCTTGTATTCGTTCTAAAACACCATCTATGAGGTCTAAATCATCATTCTCAAAGAAGACTTTATAGTGCCTACGCTTCAAACTTACTAAATGTTCTGGTGTTTCCTTCAAATTGAAATGATCCACTAATCGCTTACAGATATTAATGGTAGACTGTCCTGTGAAAGACGCATATAAATCTTCATCGACATTAATATTAACATCGTCAAACATGTGGTGATATGCTTTGCGATGTAATGGCTCTGTGTCTACAATAACACCATCCATATCGAATAAAACAGCTTTTAGCATAAGAATTTAATTTTCAGCTAAATTAGAAAAGAAGCTAACAAAAGCAGTACAAACAGAAAGAAAAATCCCAAATTCCGTTGCACACATTTTAATTTTTTTGGAATTTGGGATTTGGATATTAATCTTTAATCTTTTTTACAAAACATTATCCATAATATCTTGTACAACTTCTGGATTTAACAATGTACTTGTATCACCAAGGTTGCTCGTGTCATTTGACGCAATTTTTCTTAAAATACGCCTCATTATTTTACCAGATCGCGTTTTAGGTAATCCTGTTGTAAACTGAATTTTATCGAGTTTGGCTATTGGACCAATTCGGTCTGTAATTAATTGATTAATTTCTTTTCGAACATTATCATGGTTTCTGTCTTCACCTGTATCTTTTAATGTAATGTAGCCATATAACGCATTACCTTTTACATCATGTGGGAAACCAACAATAGCACTCTCTGCCACAGCATTATGCTCATTAATAGCGTCCTCTATTGGTGCAGTACCTAAGTTATGACCAGAGACGATAATTACATCATCCACTCTACCTGTAATTCTATAATAACCTACTTCATCTCTCAATGCTCCATCACCTGTAAAATACATGTTTTCAAAAGCGGAAAAATAGGTATCCTTATAGCGTTGATGATTTCCCCAAATAGTACGTGCCATAGATGGCCAAGGGAATTTTATACAAAGTCTACCATCAACCTGATTTCCTTTAATTTCCTTTCCATTTTCATCCATTAAAGCTGGCTGAATGCCAATAAAGGGCAAGGTTGCGTAAGTGGGTTTAGTTGGTGTTGAAAAAGGTATTGGCGTAATCATAATTCCGCCGGTTTCAGTTTGCCACCATGTGTCTACAATAGGGCTTTTCTTTTTACCAACATTATCATTGTACCAATGCCATGCTTCTTCATTAATAGGCTCACCTACAGATCCTAAAACTTTAAGCGATGACAAATCGTATTTTTCTACAAGCTCAGTGCCATGCTTAGCTAAAGCTCTAATAGCAGTTGGTGCTGTATAGAATTGATTGACTTTATGTTTTTCTACAATATCCCAAAAACGTCCAAAATCGGGATAACTTGGCACACCTTCAAACATTACGGTGGTGGCACCATTACATAAAGGTCCATAAACTATATAACTGTGTCCTGTAATCCAACCTATATCAGCAGTACACCAATAGACGTCTTCTTCTCTATACTGAAATACATTTTTAAACGTATATGCAGAATAGACCATGTAACCACCTGTAGTATGTAACATGCCTTTTGGCATTCCTGTAGAACCTGAAGTATATAAAATGAATAATGGATCTTCAGCATCCATAATAGTGGCGGTTAAATCATTATAAGCTTCATCTAATAATGGCTGCAGCCACTCATCACGGCCTTCTTTCATGTTTATGTCTGAATTGATGCGTTTAGCTACCAAAACAGATTCTACACCTGGACAATCTTCTAAAGCTTCGTCAACAATACCTTTTAAATCTATTGTTTTTGCGCCTCTATAAGATCCATCTGATGTTAATACCATCTTAGCATCACAATCATTTATACGTGTTGAAAGTGCAGTAGCAGAAAATCCTGCAAATACCACGGAGTGTACAGCTCCAATGCGTGCACAAGCCAATACAGAAACCGCCAATTCTGGAATCATAGGTAGGTAAATACAAACGCGGTCACCTTTCTTAATACCTTTATCTAAGAGCACGTTGGCAAACTTACAAACGCGCTCGTGCAACTGCTTATAAGTAATATGTTCTGCTGGCTCGTTAGGATCATTCGGCTCGAATAAAATAGCGGTCTTATCGCCTCTTGTGTGCAAATGTCTGTCGATACAGTTTTCTGTAATATTTAGTTTTGCGCCTTCAAACCATTTAATTTCTGGTTTTGTAAAATCCCAACTTAAAACATTGTCCCATTTTTTGCGCCACACAAAGTGTTCTTCAGCAATTTCTTCCCAAAACGATTCTGGATTTCTTACTGATTTTCTGTAAACTTGAAAGTACTCTTCAAAGTGTTTGATATGATAATTACTCATGATTGATTATGTTTTTATGTATTCCTATTTGATTTTTTTTATAAACTGATTCTATTTCTGGTATTATAGCAATATCGTCTATTGTAGATGGCACATTGTACTCTAAATCGTCTGAAATATGCCTTAACAATTTACGAAGAATTTTACCAGATCTTGTTTTTGGCAATCGCTTAACTACAAAGACATCTTTAAAAGCCGCAACAGCACCAATTTCGTGACGTACGTCTTGTATAATTTCTTTAGAAATTTCATGCTCTTCTGCGTGTTTACCAGATTTAAGAACAATTAATCCAAGAGGTTTTTGACCTTTAATATCGCAGTGTATACCAAAAACCGCACACTCGGCAACAGATTTATGAGACGCTACAATTTCTTCCATCTCTGCAGTAGATAAGCGATGCCCTGCTACGTTAATAATATCGTCTACACGACCAGTAATAAACACATAGCCATCCTCATCCTTATAACCTCCATCTCCAGAAAAATAATAGCCTGGAAACTTATTTAGGTAACCATTTTTAAAGCGATCAGGATTTTCCCAAAGATTTAATAGTGTTCCTGGTGGTAATGGTAATTTTACGGCTACATAACCTTCTACTCCGGCTGCTACTTCTTTTCCTTCTTCATTTAATATTTGAATGTCGTATCCACAAACTGGTAATGATGCAGAGCCTGGTTTTACTTCCATTAACTCCACTCCAGCCATATTTGCCAACATTGGCCAACCACTTTCGGTTTGCCACCAATGATCAATTACCGGAACTTTAAGATGTTGCTCTGTCCAACGTAAAGTTGCTACATCGCAACGTTCACCAGCCAAGAATTGATATTTAAGCGAGCTTAAATCGTATTTTTCAATAAACTCACCATTAGGATCTTCCTTTTTTATAGCTCTTATGGCTGTTGGCGCAGTAAACATTACTTTTACATTATGCTCACTTATTACGCGCCAAAAGGTAGATGCATCTGGTGTTTTAATGGGCTTACCTTCAAATAAAATAGTAGTGTTTCTATTGAGTAAAGGTGCATAAACAATATAACTATGACCTACAACCCAACCTACATCACTTGCTGCCCAATACACATCACCTTCTTCAACTCCATAAACATATTTCATAGAGAATTTCAGTGCAGTGGCATAACCGCCTGTATCTCTAATAATGCCTTTAGGCTTACCTGTTGTTCCTGAAGTGTAAAGAATGTAAGAAGGATGATTAGACGCTACTTTTACAGGTTCTATAGCATCTGATTTTGAAACCAACTCAAGATAGTCAATATCTCTTTTCTGATAAGGTATATCTACACCTAGTTGCCTATCAAAAACAATAACATGCTCTGGTTTATGTGATGCCAACGTTATTGCCTCATCAACAAAAGGCTTATAAGGAATTATACGTTTTATCTCTATACCATTAGATGCTGTAATGATGGCTTTAGGTTTACAATCATCGATTCGTATTGCTAATTCATGAGGTGCAAAACCACCAAAAACTACAGAATGAATAACACCTAAACGCGCACAAGCTAACATGGCATACAAAGCCTGAGGAATCATTGGCATATAAATGACACAAGTATCGCCTTTTTGTAAACCTAATGTTTGTAAACCACCAGCTAGCTTAGAAACTTCTGCATGTAATTCATTAAATGATATGTGTTGTTTTGTATCTGTTACTGGTGAGTCGTAGATAATAGCATTTTGTTCTCCATAGCCGTCCTTAATATGCTTATCAATACACAAATAGCTAAGATTTAATTCTCCATCTTGAAACCACTGCGGATAATCATATTGGTCTCTTCCAAGTATTTTTGATGGAGCTTTAAACCATTCTAATTGCTCTGATTGCTTTTTCCAAAAGGATTCTGGGTGGTTTATACTTTCTAAATAGATATCTTGATAACTCATGGTTTGACTTTTTTATTATTAAATAAACCAAACCAATTTGGGTTTAATACTTTTAACTTTATTAGAGCCCAAAGAATTACCACAAAGCATATACCCATTACAAGCGACTCTAATGGACCTGTAGCTGTTTCACTTTCTAATTTAAAACGGAAATATAAGGTTACAATAACGTAAATACTGATGATAATATCAGACGTTAAAGCATTGATACGAAGACGTTTCATTTTGTTTTACTTTAATTAAACTTAGTTTTCTTTTGCACACAAAACCAAGGTTTAATAAAGCGAAATCTAAGCTATGAGCTCATTAATTTCTGAAACTATTTTTTTTACTGAAAAGGGCTTTGTTAAATATTTATCCGCTCCGAGTTTTAAGCCTTTTTCAATATCCGAAGCTTTATTTTTGGCAGTTAAAAACACCACTTTAGTATTCTTTAACTGATTATTCTCTTTAATTGATTTAAGTGTTTGATAACCATCTACTTTGGGCATCATTACGTCTAACACTATAACGTCTGGAATTACACTTTGTAAAATATCCAACGCTTCACCACCATCTCTTGCAATATACACCTCAAAATCGTGTTTTTTAAAAGTGTACTCTAACGTCATTACTATATTTGGTTCGTCATCGACGATAACTATTTTCTTCATTATTAAAAATGCTTGGTCAATTTACTTAAAAGGTAGCTTAAAACCAAAGGTTGCGCCACTTTTTTCGTTGTTTTTTACCCATATTTTTCCATTATGGTTTTCTACAATTTGTTTACATATGGCTAAACCCAATCCGCTGCCCTCCGGTTTTTGGATATTTTGATTCTTTGATTGGTAAAATTTATCAAAAATATAAGGCAGATCTTGATTTGGCACACCCTTACCGTTATCCGCTATTGTTACTTTTAGATAACCCAATTCAAATTTATAATCAACGATAATTTTCCCTTTTTTAATATCACAAAATTTAATGGCATTAGATATGAGATTGGTTAAGACTTGTACAATACGATCTTCATCATATTCCGCATTAAGATCACTTTTATTTGAGCTTACAATCTCTACTTGCTTTTTATCAGCGATGTGCCTTAAACTATCTATGGTTTTTTGAATTGTGGTTCTAATATTATATTTCTTGATGTTTAACTGTGTGCGCCCTTTTGATAGTTTTTCAAAATCTAAAATATTATGTATAAGTCTAGATAACCTGTCGCTATCTTGTAACATATTTTTAAGAAACTGTGTTTTTATCTCTAGTGGCATATCGTCGTCATCGTCCATTAACAATTCGGTTGTTGCTCTAATACCTGTAATTGGTGTTTTAAGCTCATGAGCTACTGTGTCTAAAAATTCGTCTTTTTGCTTGTCTTTTTCAATGAGTTCTTGGTTTGCATCTTTTAATTGGTTGGTAAGTTTTGTAAGCTCGGAAGATTTTTCTCTAAGCAATTTATTTCTGGCAATGGTTTCTTTAGACTCTTCAAGAATTTTTAATACTTCTACCAAGCTCACCTCATCTTCTTTTACAACACTGGAAATTAGTATCTTAGCCGACGCACTTCCTATGCTTCCTGTTAGTAATTTTTCAGAAAAATTTATTAATCTAGCATCAGCCATTTGAGTATCTAGGGGTAAGTTGTATTTTCTAAAGAATAAGTTTAGCGCACGCTCAGTTCTGGCCTCACCTAAAAACTTAAGTAACACTTTTTTTATATCCGCAACATAGGCTTCGCCTTTCCAGACCAAAGCACCATCTTGTAAATCCGAATAGTTTTTACTGTCCACAAACATCTCAGCATAGTTACGCTCTCTATAGTTTCCTTTTTGTAACACCGAAAATATCATGTAACACAAAAGGTTAACTAAAATACTCCAGAAAAAGGCATGAGCTGGTGGACTTAAAAAATCTATACCGAATAATGCATGAGGTCTTAAAAACGATATGCCTGCAAGGCCATAATGCACTAAATCATCTGATCCATTTATGGCATGTAAAGAAAAAGGCAATATCAACGTGTAAAAAACCACTGTAATACCTGCGATTATTCCTATAATAGTCGCATTAGATGAGCCTCTATTCCAAAACAAACCAATGAAAAATGATGGTGCCAACTGTGCTATAATAACAAAAGCCATTAAGCCTATAGAATATAAAGACAATTCAAAAGAAAAATTAACATAAAACACGTAAGCAATAATAATGATTGAAAAAATTGAAATACGTCTTATGTTTTTTATGTATTTGGCATTTCGTTCTGGATGACTTTTAATAAAATAATCCAAAAAGCCATAAGGTATTACCAGATTATTACTCACCATATTTGATAATGCCAAAGTAGCCACAACAACCATTGAGATTACCGCAGATAACCCTCCTAAAAAAACTAACACCGAAAGAAAAGTATTTCCGTTTTTTAATGGCAACAACAAGGCATAATATTCAGCTTGTTCCGCGTTACCTATAGTTAAATTTCCTGCCCATGCAATAAAAATAACAAAGATGTTAAATAACAATAAATATAATGGAAACATCCAAATTGCATTTTTTAAATGTTTCTCTCTTACATTTTCAACTACTGAAACTTGAAATTGTCTTGGTAATAAGAATATTGCCATAAAAGACAACATTATGGTGTATAACCAATTAAAACCTTCTTCGAACCCACTGATAGTGGTAAGCGAATTAAAATTCTCTGCTTGAGACATTTTAGTATAAATATCCTCAGTACCATCAAACAAAACGTAAGTAACATAAATACCAACAAACAAAAAGAAGGCTAATTTTAAAATAGACTCAAAGGCTACAGACATTATTATACCTTTATGCTTTTCTGATGCATCTGTAGTTTGTGTTCCAAAAAATGTAGCAAAAACAGCCAATAGCAAGGCAATATAAAAAGTAGAATCATCTAGTACTGATGTAGAAACATAACTTGTCTCATCTGATAAAATTTGAAAGGTCTCAGAAACTGCCTTTAATTGCAATGATATGTAAGGCACGATTGCCATGAGACAAACAATCGTAACCAATGCACCTAAAAACCTGTGGTTACCGTAACGCAATGATATAAAATCTGCAATAGAGCTAATTTTATGTTGCTTAGAAATTCTGATAATCTTTTTTAATAAGATTATCCAAAGTGGTGCTGCAATTACTGGCCCAAGATAAATTGGCAGAAAATTTATACCAGAATTAGCTGCAATACCAATGCTTCCATAATACGTCCAGGCAGTGCAGTATACAGCTAAAGACAACGTGTAAACAACTGAATTATTCACCCACTTGCTTTTGGAATTTTTCTCAGCTAAATAAGCAATAAAAAATAAAGCAGCTAGATAAATAATAATTATTAAAAATAAAACGTAATTACTCATAATGACGTTTTAAAACAACATAAGACACTACAATAACCACCAACCATATAGAAAAAACCGAAAGGTAAAATGTCGGAATACCAAACACATGCCCATGATGATTAAATATCAGTAAGAAAGGCAAGTTTAGCATTGCAAATGCTGCTACTGAAAGAATAATTAATTTTTGCTCGTGTCTTTTTTTCATTGGAAACTAAAATACAAAAAACAGTGTTGTAATTACAACACTGTTTTTACTAACTAATAAAACTTGTCAATTAATGACTTTGTGCTTCTCCCGCACCGGATGGAATTCTAATATTTTCTACAATTTCTTGTACATGTTCTGGTGGTGCAGGTGTCATACGAGACACTACAACCGATACAACAACATTAACAAGCATGGCAATTGTACCAAAACCCTCTGGCGAAGTACCAAACCACCATTGGTCTTTTGGTAACGGATCAAAGGTTTTCCAAAGTCCTGTTTTAAAAGCAATCATGTAACCTAACATTATTGTTATACCTACAATCATACCTGCAACTGCACCTTGTCTATTCATTCGCTTATCAAAAATTCCTAAAATAATTGCCAGGAAAAATGAAGCCGCAGCCAAACCAAAGGCTAGGGCAACAATTGCGGCGACAAAACCTGGCGGATAAATACCAAATAAACCTGCAATAATAATAGCTACAACAATAGCTCCTCTTGCCCACATTAATTCTCCTTTATCTGAGATATTTGGTTTTAATTGTTTTTTAATTAAATCGTGGGAAATAGAAGTGGAAATCACTAACAATAAACCTGCTGCAGTTGATAAAGCGGCTGCAATACCACCAGCTGCCACTAAGGCAATAACCCAATTTGGTAAGTTAGCAATTTCTGGATTTGCCAATACCATAATATCTCTATCAACATACAATTCGTTTTCTGTAGCATTAGCATTAGATATCAAACGTTCACCAAATGCTCCTCTGGCATCTGTATAAACAGGTTTTTTGCCATCGATAGCACTTCCTGCTACATACTGAATTTTACCATCTCCATTCTTATCTGACCAAGCAATTAAGCCTGTATCCTCCCAATTTTTGAACCATTGAGGAATCTCTTTATATTCTGTATTACTTACCGTTTCGATTAAGTTAGTTCTTGCAAATACTGCTATTGCTGGTGCAGTTGTATATAAAATAGCTATAAGAAGCAAAGCATAACCAGCAGACTTACGCGCATCTTTTACTTTAGGAACTGTAAAGAAACGTACAATAACGTGTGGTAAACCTGCTGTACCAACCATTAACGCTAAGGTAATAGCAAAGACATCCCAAGTAGACTTGCTACCATCCGTATATTCATTAAACCCTAATTGCGTATGTAAAGCATCCAGTTTATCGAGTAAAAATGTACCATCTTCAACAGTACCACCCATTCCTAATTGTGGTATGATATTGCCTGTCATCTGTATAGATATAAAAAAGGCAGGTA belongs to Winogradskyella sp. J14-2 and includes:
- a CDS encoding sodium:solute symporter family protein gives rise to the protein MSVQTWTWILVGVTFALYFGIAIWARAGSTKDFYVAGGGVSPLANGMATAADWMSAASFISMAGLISFMGYDGSVFLMGWTGGYVLLALLLAPYLRKFGKFTVPDFIGDRYYSNTARTVAVICALIVSFTYVAGQMRGVGIVFSQFLQVDINLGVIIGMLVVLVFAFLGGMKGITYTQVAQYCVLIFAFMVPAFFISIQMTGNIIPQLGMGGTVEDGTFLLDKLDALHTQLGFNEYTDGSKSTWDVFAITLALMVGTAGLPHVIVRFFTVPKVKDARKSAGYALLLIAILYTTAPAIAVFARTNLIETVSNTEYKEIPQWFKNWEDTGLIAWSDKNGDGKIQYVAGSAIDGKKPVYTDARGAFGERLISNANATENELYVDRDIMVLANPEIANLPNWVIALVAAGGIAAALSTAAGLLLVISTSISHDLIKKQLKPNISDKGELMWARGAIVVAIIIAGLFGIYPPGFVAAIVALAFGLAAASFFLAIILGIFDKRMNRQGAVAGMIVGITIMLGYMIAFKTGLWKTFDPLPKDQWWFGTSPEGFGTIAMLVNVVVSVVVSRMTPAPPEHVQEIVENIRIPSGAGEAQSH